The Anaerolineae bacterium genome includes the window CGCTCCTTGGGCGTGACGCGAAACCCCATCCGCCGCCCCCCGAAGGCGATGACCACGGCCTGGATCCACAACGGGAACAACGCCAGGTTGTACTGCTCTCCGCGCAACGGTTTCATGCCCCAGGCGGCAATCATGAACATCAACTGGTTCATGAGCAGGTAAGGCACAATGCGCACCAGGAAATCGCCGGCAAACGAAACCACGGGCGCGATGCCAAAAAGCAAATAAATCGCCGGGGCCAGCAGATAGACCACACTGGCGAAACCAGAAAAATAACTGTAGATGGTCATGAAGTACTGCAAGCGCTGCCCAAGGGTCAGCCCGGGCAGGGTCAGGGGGTTGTAATGCAAAAAGACCTGCAAGGTGCCCACCGCCCAGCGCAGGCGTTGTTGCAACACACTGCCCAAATCCTCCGGCGCCAGGCCGTAGGCCAGAATCTCCGGGTGGAAAACAGACTTCCAACCCAAAGCGTGGAGTTGCAGGGCCGTGGCCATGTCTTCGGTGATGCTCACCGTCTCCAAAGCCTGGATGTCCAACGCCTCTCCGCTCTCCAAACGCAGGGCCTGGGCCACGGTCTCGTCCAGGCCCAGCGCCTCCATCGGGGGAGCCGCCACCTCGCTAAGGTCATACAGCAACCCCCACAACCCTTTCTCGATGGCCTGCCCCACCTCGTGGGTCGTCTCGACGGCGACCACGCGGGTGGACGTGGCTGCGGGGCCCAAGGCCCCGCGCAGGAACTCCAGCAAACTGAAGGGTTCAGTAAACACCTGGAAGATTTTCTCCGGTGCCACCCCTACCAACTGCTGCAATTCGCTCATCGCCGAGAGGTCCTGACGCCGGATTTCTTCCTCGAGCTTCGCCTCGGACAACGGCGCTTCGAGCAGGGCGACCACCTCTTCTGGGGTCCCCAGCACCTGTTCCACCGTATCCGCCTCCACGCCCAGGGCTTCCACCCGCTCCACGGCCCGCTGCTGCTCCAGGGCACCCATGGCCTTCAGGTCGGCGGCGATGCGCTTCAAATCCTCCAGGATGATTTCCCGCTGGATATCCTCCACTTCTTCGTTGAAGCGCGCCAAGATAGCCTCCAGCGTCATTTCTCCCTCACGGAGGGCCTGCGAAGCCTCAACAGCAGCGCGGGAGATTCGCCGGGCGTAGTGGCGAAAACGGCGCGGGATGCGGACATGGCCCATTTGCATCCGCACGGGCAACTCGCTGATGGCCCGAAGAATGCGGCGCTCGGTTTGCCGCACATACCGCCAGATCCCCAAATGCAGCAACGCCTCTCGCCGCAACACCGCATTGGTGCCAGTAAAGAAGGCGGCGTTCCACCCATCCTTTCCTTGCTGAATGGGGCCGTAGAACAGCGGGGCCTGGCTACCAAAGGGGTCTTCCTCGCTCACATTGTAGAAATACTGAGGGGTCTGGACAAAGGCCACCTTTGGGTCGCGGAAATACCCCAGGGTGCGATCCAGGATTTCAGGCGCAGGCACCTGATCCGCATCCAGAATAAGGATGAACTCCCCCGAGGTGCGCAGCAGGGCATTGTTGACATTTCCCGCCTTGGCGTGCCGGGGTTTGCCTTCCCACTCCGGACCTCGGGTGATGTACCCCACCCCCAGGGTGGCGCACAGCGCCCGAAATTCGGGGCGGTCGCCGTCGTCCAGCACATAGGTGCGATGAGGGTAGCGAATGCGCAAAGCCGCCTCCACGGTGAGGCGAACAAGATCCAGCGGTTCATTGTAGGTGGTGATGAACACATCCACCGTGCGCCCTTCTGGCAGGGGCGGAGGCTGGCGGCGGAAAGTAGGCTTCCACAGGGTCATCACAAAAAGCAGGGTGCCGATGAAGGAATAGGTCTCCGCGGCCAGCAAAGGCAGGGCAAACCAGGGCGCTTCCCAGTTGATGGAGCGGGTGTAGCGGAAAGAAAAATAATACAACCCCAGGAAAAGGGTGCTCACCGCCACCAACCGGATGACCCACATCCGCAGCCGGAACCGCACATAGGGGTCGTGGGGCAACCAGGGATCCAGCAAGCGGTTGATCATCCGCTGGAAGCGGTTGTAGCGCAAGAACTCAGTGGACGATGCCATAGCCCGTCATCCATTTCATCAATGCGAAGAGGAAGGTGAACTTCTGGGAAAGGTCGTAGAGGAAGAGGTACCCCACAAAGTAGAACGCCCCGGGGTAGCGATACACCAGAGAAAGCACAAAGTCATAGATGGGGCGCAAAAAGCGCTCGGCCAGCAGGAACAACCCCAGGCTTCCAACGCCGATGAGTGCCCCGCCCAGCATATCGCTAGGCCAGTGAAACCCCAGCGCAATATGCAAGGCGCTGAAATATCCCATCAAGGCCAGCATCAACCAGCCGGCGCGTCGCTGAAGCGTCCAGAGCCCCAACGCCAGGGCAAAAAACATCACCGCGTGGTCGCTGGGAAAAGCGCCCTGGACCGCCAAGCCGGAGGTCACCCTTCGCCAGATTTGCGGTGGGATGGGGATTTGCAAAGAGAAAACGGCAAAAGGTCGCACCCGGGGGACCATGCCCTGGAGCACCGACGCGGCGAAGAAACTGGTGATCAACGCGCCAAACACGCTCAACACCCGACGGCGCGCTTCTAAACGGGTGACCCGCGCCGAAATGGGGATCACCCCCGGATCGCCATAAAACCACATCCAGGTCAGCCCCATGGCCGCGACCATCCAGGGCAGGCGGTCCGAAACAGTCAACGCATGATAAAACCGGTCGGGGCTTTGCGCTACCCAGCGGTTCAGGACCTGCAGCAGCCATACATCGAGCATCATCCAATTCATAGGTTCCCTCTACCGCCGCCGGGCGTCAATGAGGAAAATAAACCCCCAGCCAGGTCGCCAGAAGACCAAAGAACCACGCCATGCGTTGCGAAAGATCCAGCAGGATCAGCAGGCCCAGGGCATAAGCCCAATGAGGCCGGGCATCCACCTGCATCAACAAGGGGTTCAACAACCAACTCATCTTACGGCGCAAGGCAAAGGCGATGGCCAAGCCCATCATCCCCAAAGCGAAACCGGCCACCATGTCGGTGGGGTAATGATAGCCC containing:
- a CDS encoding glycosyltransferase; translated protein: MASSTEFLRYNRFQRMINRLLDPWLPHDPYVRFRLRMWVIRLVAVSTLFLGLYYFSFRYTRSINWEAPWFALPLLAAETYSFIGTLLFVMTLWKPTFRRQPPPLPEGRTVDVFITTYNEPLDLVRLTVEAALRIRYPHRTYVLDDGDRPEFRALCATLGVGYITRGPEWEGKPRHAKAGNVNNALLRTSGEFILILDADQVPAPEILDRTLGYFRDPKVAFVQTPQYFYNVSEEDPFGSQAPLFYGPIQQGKDGWNAAFFTGTNAVLRREALLHLGIWRYVRQTERRILRAISELPVRMQMGHVRIPRRFRHYARRISRAAVEASQALREGEMTLEAILARFNEEVEDIQREIILEDLKRIAADLKAMGALEQQRAVERVEALGVEADTVEQVLGTPEEVVALLEAPLSEAKLEEEIRRQDLSAMSELQQLVGVAPEKIFQVFTEPFSLLEFLRGALGPAATSTRVVAVETTHEVGQAIEKGLWGLLYDLSEVAAPPMEALGLDETVAQALRLESGEALDIQALETVSITEDMATALQLHALGWKSVFHPEILAYGLAPEDLGSVLQQRLRWAVGTLQVFLHYNPLTLPGLTLGQRLQYFMTIYSYFSGFASVVYLLAPAIYLLFGIAPVVSFAGDFLVRIVPYLLMNQLMFMIAAWGMKPLRGEQYNLALFPLWIQAVVIAFGGRRMGFRVTPKERRQGVYLHLVVPQLAVLVLLLLSILFGLVALGLGWRTDAVGILINVFWAAYDVFMLQAIVRAAVSQPVGPRWPPARVLPPRYRAMAAAEGEAQG
- a CDS encoding phosphatase PAP2 family protein, producing MNWMMLDVWLLQVLNRWVAQSPDRFYHALTVSDRLPWMVAAMGLTWMWFYGDPGVIPISARVTRLEARRRVLSVFGALITSFFAASVLQGMVPRVRPFAVFSLQIPIPPQIWRRVTSGLAVQGAFPSDHAVMFFALALGLWTLQRRAGWLMLALMGYFSALHIALGFHWPSDMLGGALIGVGSLGLFLLAERFLRPIYDFVLSLVYRYPGAFYFVGYLFLYDLSQKFTFLFALMKWMTGYGIVH